In Halomarina salina, one DNA window encodes the following:
- the mutS gene encoding DNA mismatch repair protein MutS, whose amino-acid sequence MEATGPPAKMVDRREELTPMLSQYFDLTQEYDDALVLFQVGDFYELFCEAAEAAARTLEITLTKREDSTGTYPMAGVPIDNVAPYVETLLDAGYRVAIADQVQDPSEATGVVERAVTQVVTPGTVVDEELLGAGNTYVASVVREADRSEASNRAGSGTTREATDADDPDHRERFAVAFVDVSTGEFRVTSGPRDVVQDELDRLAPAEVVTARGEFDRDSPDDASTDGNDDDAPHGFDVRGMHTPFRASAFDGDDARETLSGYVPTPDALFERPAELQAAGGLLAYAEYTQGVDSGGLEYISRVQRYDPREGMRVDATALRSLEVFENREGGDAHTLLGVLDTTSCALGRRELTHWLRRPLLDRERIAARQDAVEELADRAFAREEARDLLRDVYDIERLVTRVSRGRANARDLRALKDTLDVIPELKAALGDCECDPLRERREALDELADVRGLVGRAIVEEPPIEVTEGGVIADGYDDDLDDLRAAEREGREWVADLEAGERERTGIDSLKVGYNEVHGYYIEVTNPNLDRVPDDYTRRQTLKNSERFYTPELKQREDEILGASERADTREYHLFTEVRDEVAAEAERVQRVASVLAELDVLCTLADVAVDRNYVRPAFGEEGIHVEGGRHPVVETTEPRFVPNDADLRERNVAVITGPNMSGKSTYMRQIALVQLLAQVGSFVPADRARLPVVDRIFTRVGASDDIAGGASTFMREMRELTSILHDATEDSLVLLDEVGRGTSTADGRAIAWAVTEFLHDEVGATTLFATHYHELTRIAESRERIRNFHFTIDRSGDEVTFLHSVVEGASEASYGVEVAQLAGVPGTVIDRSRDLIDDGLPGDAGSTRTTESPSAATNDATAEPAARTNGYGEHTDSHTTRSDDLSSGTDDRQITLDEPTAGEAVADEPSAAGGSTLEAEIRDLNIASMTPLEALTWLHERQREVQR is encoded by the coding sequence ATGGAGGCGACGGGGCCGCCCGCGAAGATGGTCGACCGCCGCGAGGAGCTGACGCCGATGCTCTCGCAGTACTTCGACCTCACGCAGGAGTACGACGACGCGCTGGTGCTGTTCCAGGTGGGCGACTTCTACGAGCTGTTCTGCGAGGCCGCCGAGGCGGCCGCCCGAACGCTCGAGATCACGCTGACGAAACGCGAGGACTCGACGGGCACCTACCCGATGGCGGGTGTCCCCATCGACAACGTCGCGCCGTACGTCGAGACGCTGCTGGACGCGGGCTACCGCGTCGCCATCGCCGACCAGGTACAGGACCCGTCGGAGGCGACGGGCGTCGTCGAACGCGCCGTCACGCAGGTCGTCACGCCCGGAACGGTCGTCGACGAGGAACTGCTCGGCGCGGGCAACACGTACGTCGCGAGCGTCGTCCGCGAGGCCGACCGTAGCGAGGCCTCGAACCGAGCGGGGAGTGGAACGACCCGCGAGGCGACCGACGCCGACGACCCAGACCACCGCGAGCGGTTCGCCGTCGCGTTCGTGGACGTCTCGACCGGCGAGTTCCGCGTCACGTCGGGGCCGCGCGACGTGGTGCAGGACGAACTCGACAGGCTCGCACCCGCAGAGGTCGTCACGGCGCGGGGGGAGTTCGACCGCGACTCCCCCGACGACGCGTCGACCGACGGGAACGACGACGACGCCCCCCACGGCTTCGACGTCCGGGGGATGCACACGCCGTTTCGGGCGAGCGCGTTCGACGGCGACGACGCTCGCGAGACGCTGTCGGGGTACGTCCCGACGCCCGACGCGCTGTTCGAGCGCCCCGCGGAACTCCAGGCTGCGGGTGGGCTGCTCGCCTACGCGGAGTACACGCAGGGCGTCGACTCGGGCGGGCTGGAGTACATCTCGCGGGTCCAGCGCTACGACCCGCGCGAGGGGATGCGCGTCGACGCCACCGCCCTGCGCTCGCTGGAGGTGTTCGAGAACCGCGAGGGCGGCGACGCGCACACGCTGCTCGGCGTCCTCGACACCACGTCGTGTGCGCTGGGCCGACGCGAACTCACCCACTGGCTCCGTCGCCCGCTGCTGGACCGCGAGCGTATCGCTGCCCGACAGGACGCCGTCGAGGAACTCGCCGACCGCGCGTTCGCCCGCGAAGAAGCCCGGGACCTGCTCCGGGACGTCTACGACATCGAGCGACTCGTCACCCGCGTCTCGCGGGGCCGGGCGAACGCGCGTGACCTCCGGGCGCTGAAGGACACGCTCGACGTGATTCCGGAACTGAAGGCGGCGCTCGGCGACTGCGAGTGCGACCCGCTCCGCGAGCGCCGCGAGGCACTGGACGAACTGGCGGACGTTCGGGGCCTCGTCGGGCGGGCCATCGTCGAGGAACCGCCCATCGAGGTGACGGAGGGCGGCGTCATCGCGGACGGCTACGACGACGACCTGGACGACCTGCGCGCCGCGGAGCGCGAGGGTCGAGAGTGGGTCGCCGACCTCGAAGCCGGCGAGCGCGAACGCACCGGTATCGACTCGCTGAAGGTCGGCTACAACGAGGTCCACGGCTACTACATCGAGGTGACGAACCCGAACCTCGACCGGGTGCCCGACGACTACACGCGCCGCCAGACGCTGAAGAACTCCGAGCGGTTCTACACGCCCGAACTGAAGCAACGCGAGGACGAGATTCTGGGCGCGTCCGAGCGCGCCGACACCCGCGAGTACCACCTGTTCACAGAGGTCCGCGACGAGGTGGCAGCCGAGGCCGAACGCGTCCAGCGCGTCGCGTCGGTGCTCGCGGAACTCGACGTGCTCTGCACGCTGGCCGACGTCGCCGTCGACCGGAACTACGTGCGCCCGGCGTTCGGCGAGGAGGGCATCCACGTCGAGGGCGGCCGACACCCGGTCGTCGAGACGACCGAACCGCGGTTCGTCCCGAACGATGCCGATCTCCGCGAGCGGAACGTCGCGGTCATCACGGGACCGAACATGAGCGGGAAGTCGACGTACATGCGCCAGATAGCGCTCGTACAACTGCTCGCACAGGTCGGGAGCTTCGTCCCCGCCGACCGTGCCCGCCTGCCCGTCGTCGACCGAATCTTCACCCGCGTCGGCGCGAGCGACGACATCGCTGGCGGCGCGTCGACGTTCATGCGCGAGATGCGCGAACTGACGAGCATCCTCCACGACGCCACCGAGGACTCGCTCGTGTTGCTCGACGAGGTTGGGCGCGGCACCAGCACCGCCGACGGGCGAGCCATCGCGTGGGCCGTCACCGAGTTCCTCCACGACGAGGTGGGCGCGACGACGCTGTTCGCCACGCACTACCACGAACTGACGCGCATCGCCGAGAGTCGCGAACGCATCCGGAACTTCCACTTCACCATCGACCGGTCGGGCGACGAAGTCACGTTCCTGCACTCCGTCGTCGAGGGGGCCAGCGAGGCCTCGTACGGCGTCGAGGTGGCGCAGCTCGCGGGCGTTCCGGGGACGGTCATCGACCGCTCTCGTGACCTCATCGACGATGGCCTGCCCGGTGACGCCGGGTCGACGCGGACGACGGAGTCGCCGTCGGCAGCGACGAACGACGCCACGGCCGAACCGGCCGCCAGGACCAACGGCTACGGCGAGCACACCGACTCGCACACGACGCGGTCGGACGACCTCTCATCCGGAACGGACGACCGACAAATCACGCTCGACGAACCCACTGCCGGGGAAGCCGTCGCAGACGAACCGAGTGCCGCCGGCGGGTCGACGCTCGAAGCCGAGATACGGGACCTGAACATCGCGTCGATGACGCCGCTGGAGGCGCTGACGTGGCTCCACGAGCGCCAGCGGGAGGTCCAGCGATGA
- the mutL gene encoding DNA mismatch repair endonuclease MutL gives MSGTGDAEESGERSGTVRRLDDETVARIAAGEVITRPADAVRELVENALDAGATSVGVEVEEGGLSLIRVTDDGHGMSRADAERAVERHATSKIRDAADLERTGTLGFRGEALPSIAEVGRFDCYTSAESGTGTHVAVRDEVRVEAAGHGVGTTVEVRDLFGDLPARRESLGGAKREFARISDVLTGYALARPDVRFRLAHDGRQVLSTPGSGDATEALLAVFDRSVAGQSTTVEGSSDAGDHTVADAAGDVRVSGVACYPSVTRATASHVHVAVNGRPVDHGDLRRAVEAGYGSLLPNSRHPVVALRVAVPPARVDQNVHPAKREVRFRDLDAVTETVERAVGEALTTADLSRTAAVSFDTDEALSPAESRFDELTVIGQFRDLYLLCESDDDLLVVDQHAAHERVNFERLRAAAGERESVPLDPPATLSLSAREAATLEAHCEDLAALGFTVESFGGETYRVTSVPAPVGRVADATAVRDVLDAFLSGDAPDDPRRDLLADLACHPSLKAGDTLAPDEASDLLARLGECDRPYACPHGRPTILRIDESTLAKGFGRPGTRAG, from the coding sequence ATGAGCGGGACGGGCGACGCCGAGGAGAGCGGGGAGCGGTCGGGGACCGTCAGGAGACTGGACGACGAGACGGTCGCGCGCATCGCGGCGGGCGAGGTGATCACTCGCCCCGCCGACGCCGTGCGCGAACTGGTCGAGAACGCGCTCGACGCGGGCGCGACCAGCGTCGGCGTCGAGGTCGAAGAGGGTGGTCTCTCCCTGATTCGCGTCACCGACGACGGTCACGGGATGAGCCGAGCGGACGCCGAGCGGGCCGTCGAGCGCCACGCCACCTCGAAGATCCGCGACGCGGCCGACCTCGAACGGACCGGCACGCTCGGCTTCCGGGGCGAGGCGCTCCCCAGCATCGCCGAGGTCGGCCGGTTCGACTGCTACACCAGCGCCGAGTCCGGGACCGGCACCCACGTCGCGGTCCGCGACGAGGTGCGCGTCGAGGCGGCGGGCCACGGCGTCGGCACGACCGTCGAGGTCCGGGACCTGTTCGGCGACCTGCCAGCGCGCCGGGAGTCACTCGGCGGCGCGAAGCGGGAGTTCGCGCGCATCAGCGACGTGCTGACGGGCTACGCGCTCGCCCGTCCCGACGTCCGGTTCCGGCTGGCTCACGACGGTCGACAGGTGCTCTCGACGCCCGGCAGCGGCGACGCCACCGAGGCGCTGCTGGCGGTGTTCGACCGGAGCGTCGCCGGGCAGAGCACGACCGTCGAGGGGTCGAGCGACGCTGGGGACCATACGGTCGCCGACGCTGCTGGCGACGTGCGCGTCTCGGGCGTCGCCTGCTACCCCTCGGTGACGCGGGCCACAGCGAGTCACGTCCACGTCGCGGTCAACGGACGCCCGGTCGACCACGGCGACCTCCGCCGGGCCGTCGAGGCGGGCTACGGGTCGCTCCTCCCGAACTCGCGGCACCCGGTGGTCGCCCTGCGGGTGGCGGTCCCGCCCGCCCGCGTCGACCAGAACGTCCACCCCGCCAAGCGCGAGGTGCGCTTCCGTGACCTCGACGCGGTGACGGAGACGGTCGAACGGGCGGTCGGGGAGGCGCTGACGACCGCCGACCTCTCGCGGACCGCCGCGGTGTCGTTCGACACCGACGAGGCGCTCTCCCCCGCCGAGTCGCGGTTCGACGAGCTGACCGTCATCGGCCAGTTCCGCGACCTCTACCTGCTCTGCGAGAGCGACGACGACCTGCTCGTGGTCGACCAGCACGCGGCCCACGAGCGGGTGAACTTCGAGCGACTGCGCGCAGCGGCGGGCGAGCGCGAGTCCGTCCCGCTCGACCCGCCCGCGACGCTCTCGCTGTCGGCCCGCGAGGCGGCGACGCTGGAGGCCCACTGTGAGGACCTCGCCGCCCTCGGGTTCACCGTCGAGTCGTTCGGCGGCGAGACGTACCGCGTGACGAGCGTCCCGGCCCCGGTCGGTCGGGTCGCCGACGCCACGGCCGTCCGGGACGTGCTCGATGCGTTCCTCTCGGGCGACGCACCCGACGACCCGCGCCGGGACCTGCTGGCTGACCTCGCCTGCCACCCGTCGCTGAAGGCGGGCGACACGCTCGCACCCGACGAGGCGTCGGACCTGCTCGCTCGACTCGGCGAGTGTGACCGCCCCTACGCCTGTCCGCACGGCCGACCCACCATCCTCCGCATCGACGAGTCGACGCTGGCGAAGGGGTTCGGTCGCCCGGGGACCCGCGCTGGCTGA
- a CDS encoding glycoside hydrolase family 15 protein, producing the protein MDEFRPLEEYGLIGNLETCALVGQDGAVDWCCLPYIDSPSVFADILDPDEGGRFSVTPSGEFEATQQYMERTNVLQTTFETESGTVTLTDFMPVIEERENEEPQRRGIYRQVACTEGTVELDVEFSPRFDFARAETTVESIEEGAFASGDDRRLFLSSPVDLDTDGDGATATFSLDAHESAWFTLGYMMHTPDDDENCEALLDRTVDYWREWAHSCDESECLFGGVGHDHVVRSELVLKLLYYRETGAMVAAPTTSLPEDPGGVRNWDYRYSWIRDGSVTVRALTGLGHVEEATGFVDRFLEHSREGDTAEVQPLYGVEGEIDLEEEHLDHFRGYLDSQPVRVGNEAADQVQLDVYGDLVLAYYQRFWSDGGEISDENWESLSGIADYVSEHWDDEGAGIWELRGEPRQLVHSKVMCWIALDRILDLADRTGRDGPLDEWRDAHEAIRSSVLEHGYDEEVGAFTQSYEGTEMDATGLLIALSGILPFDDERVVSTVETVQEQLANDDGLVYRYEDDDLEGDEARFVFCSFWLVNALVAIGRTDEAWTVFENILDYASPLGLIAEEIDAENDRQLGNFPQGFSHIGLVNSAMYLREGDYDWANVDPLGGPTLVQEGDQEDQQGFEGKELTQESER; encoded by the coding sequence ATGGACGAGTTCAGGCCGCTCGAGGAGTACGGCCTCATCGGGAATCTGGAGACCTGCGCACTCGTCGGGCAGGACGGGGCAGTCGACTGGTGTTGTCTCCCGTACATCGACTCGCCGAGCGTGTTCGCCGACATCCTCGACCCCGACGAGGGGGGCCGGTTCTCGGTCACGCCGTCGGGGGAGTTCGAGGCGACGCAGCAGTACATGGAGCGGACGAACGTCCTGCAGACGACGTTCGAGACCGAGTCGGGGACCGTCACGCTGACCGACTTCATGCCCGTCATCGAGGAGCGCGAGAACGAGGAGCCACAGCGCCGGGGCATCTACCGGCAGGTGGCCTGTACCGAGGGGACGGTGGAACTCGACGTCGAGTTCTCGCCGCGGTTCGACTTCGCCCGGGCGGAGACGACCGTCGAGTCCATCGAGGAGGGGGCGTTCGCCTCGGGCGACGACCGACGACTGTTCCTGTCCAGTCCGGTCGACCTCGACACCGACGGCGACGGCGCGACGGCCACGTTCTCGCTCGACGCACACGAGTCGGCGTGGTTCACGCTCGGGTACATGATGCACACGCCCGACGACGACGAGAACTGCGAGGCGCTGCTCGACCGCACGGTCGACTACTGGCGGGAGTGGGCGCACTCCTGTGACGAGTCGGAGTGCCTGTTCGGCGGCGTCGGTCACGACCACGTCGTCCGCTCGGAACTCGTGCTCAAACTGCTGTACTATCGGGAGACGGGGGCGATGGTGGCCGCGCCGACCACGTCGCTCCCCGAGGACCCCGGCGGCGTACGCAACTGGGACTACCGATACAGCTGGATTCGAGACGGCTCCGTCACCGTGCGGGCGCTGACGGGCCTCGGCCACGTCGAGGAGGCCACCGGGTTCGTCGACCGGTTCCTCGAACACAGTCGCGAGGGCGACACGGCGGAGGTCCAGCCGCTGTACGGCGTCGAGGGTGAGATCGACCTCGAAGAGGAGCACCTCGACCACTTCCGGGGCTACCTCGACTCCCAGCCCGTCCGCGTCGGCAACGAGGCGGCCGACCAGGTGCAACTGGACGTCTACGGCGACCTGGTGCTCGCGTACTACCAGCGGTTCTGGTCGGACGGCGGTGAGATCAGCGACGAGAACTGGGAGAGCCTCTCGGGCATCGCCGACTACGTCTCCGAGCACTGGGACGACGAGGGCGCTGGCATCTGGGAGCTCCGGGGCGAACCGCGTCAGCTCGTCCACTCGAAGGTGATGTGCTGGATCGCCCTCGACCGCATCCTCGACCTGGCCGACCGGACGGGCCGCGACGGGCCGCTCGACGAGTGGCGCGACGCGCACGAGGCAATCCGGTCGAGCGTCCTCGAACACGGTTACGACGAGGAGGTGGGGGCGTTCACGCAGTCCTACGAGGGGACCGAGATGGACGCGACGGGACTGCTCATCGCCCTCTCCGGCATCCTGCCGTTCGACGACGAGCGCGTCGTCAGCACCGTCGAGACCGTTCAGGAGCAGCTCGCCAACGACGACGGGCTGGTCTACCGCTACGAGGACGACGACCTGGAGGGCGACGAGGCGCGGTTCGTCTTCTGCTCGTTCTGGCTCGTCAACGCGCTGGTCGCCATCGGCCGGACCGACGAGGCGTGGACCGTCTTCGAGAACATCCTCGACTACGCCAGTCCGCTCGGCCTCATCGCCGAGGAGATAGACGCCGAGAACGACCGGCAGCTCGGGAACTTCCCGCAGGGGTTCAGCCACATCGGCCTCGTCAACAGCGCGATGTACCTCCGGGAGGGCGACTACGACTGGGCGAACGTCGACCCGCTCGGCGGTCCGACGCTGGTCCAGGAGGGCGACCAGGAGGACCAGCAGGGGTTCGAAGGGAAGGAGCTGACCCAGGAGAGCGAGCGGTAG
- a CDS encoding SPW repeat domain-containing protein — translation MSMSVRRAWPQLLVAVLGLWLMAAPAVLGFGGLAATTHHVVGPVAATVGFLAAWDHLRPLRWVTLPLSVVLVVLPFWFRELVPAANSAVVGLLLVGFAVLDRGVAETYGGGWSVLWTGTTESDSDGNRAA, via the coding sequence ATGTCGATGAGCGTCCGCCGTGCGTGGCCCCAGCTACTCGTCGCGGTACTGGGCCTCTGGCTCATGGCGGCTCCCGCCGTGCTCGGGTTCGGCGGCCTCGCGGCGACCACTCACCACGTCGTCGGTCCCGTCGCCGCTACGGTCGGATTCCTCGCGGCGTGGGACCACCTGCGACCGCTGCGGTGGGTGACGCTCCCGCTCTCCGTGGTGCTGGTCGTCCTCCCGTTCTGGTTCCGCGAGCTGGTTCCCGCGGCGAACAGCGCCGTCGTCGGCCTCCTGCTCGTCGGGTTCGCGGTACTCGACCGTGGCGTCGCGGAGACGTACGGCGGTGGCTGGTCGGTGCTCTGGACCGGGACGACCGAGTCCGACAGTGACGGGAACCGGGCGGCCTGA
- a CDS encoding vitamin K epoxide reductase family protein, with protein sequence MTDAAATPPGWSTNPSAWRERLLVVGLAVVGVCVATYLTLFQLGVLDTVWDPFFGDGTRAVLTSKLSESLPVPDALLGALAYVVDCVLELVGDEDRWRTQPWVVLALGANVSMAGLVSIGLAIVQPTVIGAWCTLCLASATLSVVILGLASDELLASCQYLRRVHDDGGSLWTAFWKGSSQVAGAGRVEA encoded by the coding sequence ATGACTGACGCGGCGGCGACGCCACCGGGATGGTCGACGAACCCGTCGGCGTGGCGCGAGCGGCTGCTGGTCGTCGGGCTCGCGGTCGTCGGCGTCTGCGTCGCAACGTACCTCACGCTGTTCCAGCTCGGCGTCCTCGACACCGTCTGGGACCCGTTCTTCGGCGACGGCACCCGCGCCGTCCTCACGTCGAAGCTCTCGGAGTCGCTGCCGGTCCCGGACGCGCTCCTCGGGGCGCTCGCGTACGTCGTCGACTGCGTTCTGGAACTCGTCGGTGACGAGGACCGCTGGCGAACGCAACCGTGGGTCGTCCTCGCACTGGGAGCGAACGTCTCGATGGCGGGCCTCGTCAGCATCGGGCTGGCCATCGTCCAGCCGACCGTCATCGGCGCGTGGTGTACGCTGTGTCTCGCGTCGGCGACGCTCTCGGTGGTGATACTGGGTCTCGCGTCGGACGAGCTGCTGGCGAGCTGTCAGTATCTCCGGCGCGTCCACGACGACGGCGGGTCGCTCTGGACCGCGTTCTGGAAGGGGTCGAGCCAGGTCGCCGGGGCCGGCCGCGTGGAGGCCTGA
- a CDS encoding SDR family oxidoreductase, whose translation MTDDRGREVVVVSGATSGVGRAVAQKFGEEGAAVGLLARSEDGLEGAVEDVEAAGGRAHAVETDVSEYEQVEAAADEIEEELGDIDVWVNNAMVTVFSEVQDLEPDEYQQVTDVTYLGTVYGSKVALDRMAERGEGKLVQIGSALSYRAIPLQSAYCGAKFAIRGFTDSLRVELKHNDSDVGVTMVQLPAVNTPQFEHSRTHVDEHPQPVAPIYQPEVIADGVYWAAHNDRRELYIGRSTLKTIWGNKIAPWFADWMLSRNGYEGQFSDKPYDPDRPDNLYDTTEGDPGARGVFGDKSLDSSLELQLAKHREGLGVALVAMLLLAVRTLWDD comes from the coding sequence ATGACTGACGACCGCGGGCGCGAGGTCGTCGTCGTGAGCGGCGCGACGTCGGGCGTCGGCCGAGCGGTCGCCCAGAAGTTCGGCGAGGAGGGCGCGGCGGTCGGCCTGCTGGCCCGCAGCGAGGACGGCCTGGAGGGGGCGGTCGAGGACGTCGAGGCCGCCGGTGGTCGGGCGCACGCCGTCGAGACGGACGTCTCGGAGTACGAGCAGGTCGAGGCGGCCGCCGACGAGATAGAAGAGGAACTCGGCGACATCGACGTGTGGGTCAACAACGCGATGGTGACCGTCTTCTCCGAGGTCCAGGACCTCGAACCCGACGAGTACCAGCAGGTGACGGACGTCACCTACCTCGGCACGGTCTACGGGTCGAAGGTCGCACTCGACCGGATGGCCGAGCGCGGCGAGGGGAAACTCGTCCAGATCGGGTCGGCGCTCTCGTACCGGGCCATCCCGCTCCAGTCGGCGTACTGCGGGGCGAAGTTCGCCATCCGCGGGTTCACCGACTCGCTCCGGGTGGAGCTGAAACACAACGACAGCGACGTCGGCGTCACGATGGTCCAGTTACCCGCCGTCAACACGCCGCAGTTCGAACACAGTCGGACCCACGTCGACGAGCACCCCCAGCCGGTGGCCCCCATCTACCAGCCGGAGGTCATCGCCGACGGCGTCTACTGGGCCGCCCACAACGACCGCCGGGAGCTGTACATCGGGCGCTCGACGCTCAAGACCATCTGGGGCAACAAGATAGCGCCGTGGTTCGCCGACTGGATGCTCTCGCGGAACGGCTACGAGGGTCAGTTCTCCGACAAACCGTACGACCCCGACAGGCCGGACAACCTCTACGACACGACGGAGGGCGACCCCGGCGCACGCGGCGTGTTCGGCGACAAGTCGCTCGACAGCAGCCTGGAGTTACAGCTCGCGAAACACCGTGAGGGGCTGGGCGTCGCCCTCGTGGCGATGCTCCTGCTCGCCGTGAGGACGCTCTGGGATGACTGA
- a CDS encoding NAD-dependent epimerase/dehydratase family protein encodes MSILVTGGDGYIGWPTALRIASRTDDRVVLVDNFGRREWVSSVGSKSATPVASMDDRLEAASEVHGLDNLSFVEGDLSDRAVVDEVLQVHEPHTVVHTAAQPSAPYSQINGERANFTQHNNMQATRNLVWGLKENDMTDTHLIETTTTGVYGAPSFPIPEGDATMENMGQSDTVPFPAMAGSWYHLTKSHDAANLRLAHKQFDIPISDVRTAIVYGTETEETRTDDRLKTRFDFDYYFGVVAHRFAAQAVAGYPLTVYGKGEQRKPFVSLEDTVEGLARLALSDADERSDGHVVYNQVTNPISIVGMAETIAEVARDFDFDGEVVHVENPRDEDETHQMEIENDRYLSLIGEQRQTFEEGVRDIFETLSQYENTIVTHEDRFLPSVLEE; translated from the coding sequence ATGAGCATCCTCGTCACCGGCGGAGACGGTTACATCGGGTGGCCGACCGCACTGCGAATCGCGTCACGGACGGACGACCGAGTCGTCCTCGTCGACAACTTCGGTCGCCGCGAGTGGGTGTCGTCGGTCGGGTCGAAGAGCGCGACGCCCGTCGCCAGCATGGACGACCGTCTCGAAGCGGCCAGCGAGGTCCACGGTCTCGACAACCTCTCGTTCGTCGAGGGAGACCTGTCCGACCGCGCGGTCGTCGACGAGGTGCTGCAGGTCCACGAACCGCACACCGTCGTCCACACGGCCGCCCAGCCGAGCGCGCCGTACTCCCAGATCAACGGCGAGCGCGCGAACTTCACGCAGCACAACAACATGCAGGCCACCCGCAACCTCGTGTGGGGCCTGAAGGAGAACGACATGACGGACACGCACCTCATCGAGACGACCACCACGGGCGTCTACGGTGCGCCGTCGTTCCCCATCCCGGAGGGCGACGCGACGATGGAGAACATGGGCCAGAGCGACACCGTTCCGTTCCCCGCGATGGCCGGTAGCTGGTACCACCTGACGAAGAGCCACGACGCGGCCAACCTCCGTCTGGCGCACAAGCAGTTCGACATCCCCATCTCGGACGTGCGGACGGCCATCGTCTACGGCACCGAGACGGAGGAGACGCGCACGGACGACCGCCTCAAGACCCGCTTCGACTTCGACTACTACTTCGGCGTCGTCGCCCACCGCTTCGCCGCGCAGGCCGTCGCCGGCTACCCGCTGACGGTGTACGGCAAGGGCGAGCAGCGCAAACCGTTCGTCTCGCTGGAGGACACCGTCGAGGGCCTCGCCCGCCTCGCACTCTCCGACGCGGACGAGCGCTCCGACGGCCACGTCGTCTACAATCAGGTCACCAACCCCATCAGCATCGTCGGGATGGCAGAGACCATCGCCGAGGTGGCCCGCGACTTCGACTTCGACGGTGAGGTCGTACACGTCGAGAACCCGCGCGACGAGGACGAGACCCACCAGATGGAGATCGAGAACGACCGCTACCTGTCGCTCATCGGCGAGCAGCGTCAGACGTTCGAGGAGGGCGTCCGCGACATCTTCGAGACGCTCTCGCAGTACGAGAACACCATCGTGACCCACGAGGACCGGTTCCTCCCGAGCGTGCTGGAGGAGTAG
- a CDS encoding NAD-dependent epimerase/dehydratase family protein, translated as MDVLVTGGLGYIGSVLIPLLDGDERVDRVAVVDNLSLGSPRSLKGSLTDSVDFQRGDVREYGDVESAMRDCDTVVHLAAITGAASTHDRREETFAVNYDGTENVLTAAGKLGVENVVLASSCNLYGRATSTDLDETIDPDPINPYAETKLESEGLLRDAMDEFGMDGTALRMATNYGDSPGVRFNLVVNTFVFRALTDRALTVYGDGSNWRPFIHVRDAARAYAHAALEPDAWDEMVYNVGSNEGNYQISEIAEAVSEEVAPVDVTYLEDEHPGPSYHVNFDRIAETGYETEWTLREGIRDLAGAFRP; from the coding sequence ATGGACGTCCTCGTCACCGGCGGTCTCGGCTACATCGGCAGCGTCCTCATCCCGCTGCTCGACGGCGACGAGCGCGTCGACCGGGTCGCCGTCGTCGACAACCTCTCGCTCGGGTCGCCCCGGTCGCTGAAGGGGTCGCTCACCGACAGCGTCGACTTCCAGCGCGGCGACGTCCGCGAGTACGGCGATGTCGAGAGCGCGATGCGCGACTGCGATACGGTGGTGCACCTCGCGGCCATCACGGGCGCGGCGAGCACCCACGACCGCCGCGAGGAGACGTTCGCGGTCAACTACGACGGCACCGAGAACGTGCTGACCGCCGCCGGGAAACTCGGCGTCGAGAACGTCGTCCTCGCCTCGTCGTGTAACCTCTACGGTCGTGCCACCTCGACGGACCTCGACGAGACCATCGACCCCGACCCCATCAACCCGTACGCCGAGACGAAACTCGAATCGGAGGGCCTCCTCCGCGACGCGATGGACGAGTTCGGCATGGACGGCACCGCCCTGCGGATGGCGACGAACTACGGCGACTCGCCGGGCGTCCGGTTCAACCTCGTCGTCAACACGTTCGTCTTCCGCGCACTCACCGACCGCGCGCTCACCGTCTACGGCGACGGGTCGAACTGGCGACCGTTCATCCACGTCCGGGACGCCGCCCGCGCGTACGCTCACGCCGCCCTCGAACCGGACGCCTGGGACGAGATGGTGTACAACGTCGGGTCGAACGAGGGCAACTACCAGATATCGGAGATAGCCGAGGCCGTCAGCGAGGAGGTCGCGCCAGTCGACGTGACGTACCTCGAAGACGAGCATCCCGGCCCCTCCTACCACGTCAACTTCGACCGCATCGCCGAGACGGGCTACGAGACCGAGTGGACGCTCCGCGAGGGCATCCGGGACCTCGCCGGCGCGTTCCGGCCGTAG